A genomic segment from Conger conger chromosome 2, fConCon1.1, whole genome shotgun sequence encodes:
- the si:zfos-169g10.2 gene encoding somatostatin receptor type 5, with protein MELIQSSPTLPGLPEALGNSSVLLLGTGPALFPLHQNDTLGNSTLMEPDAGGGSSPIVAGVLIPLIYITVCVIGLGGNTLVIHIVLRYSKTESVTNIYILNLAIADELFMLGLPFLAAQNALLYWPFGSFMCRLVMTVDGINQFTSIFCLTVMSIDRYLAVVHPIRSSRWRKPQVAKAVNVTVWVVSFIVVLPVVIFADVLQDEGTCNIIWPEPADVWKASFIICTSTVGFFGPLLVICLCYLLIVVKVRSSGKKVRSTSTKRRRSERRVTLMVVIVVAVFVFCWLPFYALNIINLVVLLPADFRGLYYFVVVLSYANSCANPVVYGFLSENFKQGFRKALCRLSRKVESEEQLGTDQLQLQQERRLALEPRDSVRTAMRESSLRVTDGAVEMTDICRTAQHANGNQPLEGPRILFVPREKTAGASEGVSPGDRAQTREANGKGPGLGPKTALPVLVKNSTVKTVPEEPVEKNGSLEISYL; from the coding sequence ATGGAATTAATCCAAAGTTCCCCAACGCTCCCGGGACTGCCTGAGGCTTTGGGAAACAGCAGTGTCCTTCTGCTTGGCACCGGTCCCGCTCTGTTCCCGCTCCACCAGAACGACACCCTCGGTAACTCTACACTCATGGAGCCTGACGCAGGGGGCGGCTCCAGCCCTATCGTGGCCGGGGTCCTGATCCCGCTCATCTACATCACCGTCTGCGTCATCGGCCTGGGCGGCAACACGCTGGTCATCCACATCGTGCTGCGCTATTCCAAGACCGAGTCGGTCACCAACATCTACATCCTCAACCTGGCCATCGCCGACGAGCTCTTCATGCTGGGCCTGCCCTTCCTGGCGGCCCAGAATGCCCTGCTCTACTGGCCCTTCGGCTCCTTCATGTGTCGCCTGGTGATGACGGTGGACGGCATCAACCAGTTCACCAGCATCTTCTGCCTGACGGTCATGAGCATCGACCGCTACCTGGCCGTGGTCCACCCCATCCGCTCGTCCAGGTGGCGCAAGCCCCAGGTGGCCAAAGCGGTCAACGTGACCGTGTGGGTGGTGTCCTTCATCGTGGTGCTGCCCGTGGTCATCTTCGCCGACGTCCTCCAGGACGAGGGCACCTGCAACATCATCTGGCCGGAGCCGGCGGACGTCTGGAAGGCCTCGTTCATCATCTGCACCTCCACCGTGGGGTTCTTCGGACCGCTCCTGGTCATCTGCCTCTGCTACCTGCTGATCGTGGTCAAGGTCCGCAGCTCGGGGAAAAAGGTCCGGTCCACCTCCACCAAGCGGCGGCGGTCGGAGCGCAGGGTCACCCTGATGGTGGTCATCGTGGTGGCGGTGTTCGTCTTCTGCTGGCTGCCCTTCTACGCCCTCAACATCATCAACCTGGTGGTGCTGCTGCCGGCAGACTTCCGGGGGCTCTACTACTTTGTGGTGGTCCTGTCCTACGCCAACAGCTGCGCCAACCCGGTGGTGTACGGCTTCCTCTCCGAAAACTTCAAGCAGGGCTTCCGGAAGGCCCTATGCCGGCTGTCCCGGAAGGTGGAGAGCGAGGAGCAGCTGGGGACGGAccagctgcagctccagcaggagaggaggctggCACTGGAGCCCAGGGACAGCGTGAGAACAGCCATGAGGGAGAGCAGCCTCCGGGTCACAGACGGGGCCGTGGAGATGACTGACATCTGTCGGACTGCACAGCATGCCAACGGAAACCAGCCGCTGGAAGGACCCAGGATCCTGTTCGTGCCGAGGGAGAAAACAGCAGGAGCTTCTGAGGGGGTCTCCCCAGGTGATAGGGCTCAAACCAGGGAGGCTAATGGGAAAGGCCCAGGCTTGGGGCCTAAGACAGCCCTCCCTGTGCTAGTCAAAAACAGTACCGTAAAAACAGTGCCTGAGGAGCCAGTGGAGAAGAATGGTTCACTGGAGATCAGCTATCTTTGA